One segment of Tissierellales bacterium DNA contains the following:
- a CDS encoding NADP-dependent malic enzyme: MNFNEESLKRHKQYGGKLSVESKMPIETRDDLSVVYTPGVAAPCRVIADNKEEVYNYTLKKNTVAVITDGSAVLGLGNIGAEASIPVMEGKAALFKKFADVDAFPICLNTQDVDEIVETVKRIEPVFGGINLEDISAPRCVEVEERLKKELSIPVFHDDQHGTAIVVLAALINALRVVNKKKEDVKVVVNGAGAAGSAITNMLYKYGFENILVCDLQGILNASNTDGSEHQKKLTSFTNRENLEGSLEKALNNADIFVGVSAPNLLTKEMIENMAKDSIVLAMANPTPEIMPELAKKGGAKIVGTGRSDYENQVNNVLAFPGIFRGALDARASEISDKMKLVAAKAIADLQEDCLDENHILPNALDERVVKAVSEAVYNQAILDKE; the protein is encoded by the coding sequence ATGAATTTTAATGAAGAAAGTTTGAAAAGACATAAGCAATATGGTGGTAAGTTGAGTGTAGAGAGCAAAATGCCAATTGAAACTAGAGATGATTTAAGTGTAGTATACACGCCAGGAGTAGCTGCTCCGTGCAGAGTAATTGCAGATAATAAAGAAGAGGTATACAATTATACATTAAAGAAAAATACGGTAGCAGTAATAACTGATGGTTCGGCAGTACTAGGTCTTGGAAATATAGGAGCAGAAGCTTCGATTCCTGTAATGGAGGGAAAGGCTGCATTGTTTAAAAAGTTTGCTGATGTAGATGCGTTTCCTATTTGCTTGAATACGCAAGATGTTGATGAAATAGTTGAGACGGTTAAACGTATAGAACCTGTATTTGGAGGAATAAACTTAGAAGATATAAGTGCGCCTAGATGTGTAGAAGTTGAAGAACGTTTAAAAAAAGAGTTGAGTATTCCAGTATTTCACGATGATCAGCACGGAACAGCTATTGTTGTATTGGCAGCTTTGATTAATGCACTTAGAGTGGTAAATAAGAAAAAAGAAGATGTTAAAGTGGTTGTAAATGGAGCAGGGGCGGCAGGATCAGCTATTACTAATATGCTATACAAATATGGGTTTGAAAACATATTAGTTTGCGATTTACAGGGGATATTAAATGCATCAAATACTGACGGTTCAGAGCATCAAAAAAAATTAACGTCGTTTACAAATAGAGAAAATTTGGAAGGAAGTCTAGAGAAAGCACTTAATAATGCCGATATATTTGTAGGGGTGAGCGCACCGAATTTATTGACTAAGGAAATGATAGAAAATATGGCCAAAGATTCGATTGTGTTAGCAATGGCCAATCCAACACCAGAAATCATGCCAGAATTAGCAAAAAAAGGCGGTGCTAAGATTGTTGGAACTGGACGATCAGATTATGAAAATCAAGTAAATAATGTCCTTGCATTTCCAGGTATATTTAGAGGCGCACTAGATGCTAGAGCTTCTGAGATAAGCGATAAAATGAAATTGGTGGCAGCAAAAGCCATTGCTGATTTACAAGAAGATTGTTTAGATGAAAATCACATACTTCCAAATGCGCTTGATGAAAGAGTAGTAAAAGCAGTTTCGGAAGCGGTTTACAATCAAGCTATATTGGACAAAGAATAA